A genomic stretch from Podospora pseudoanserina strain CBS 124.78 chromosome 3, whole genome shotgun sequence includes:
- a CDS encoding hypothetical protein (EggNog:ENOG503Q6YA) produces MAHFLRSPREIWHRQIIDTGARLQLGSSDYFPFDALRDATDAFINRQGLVQGSSQCDSLLRELVLEHAARENGSERVGLVACLHALSHSVGTTLLVAMREKCQLEATSPKFLSCLTLGARANPLLINRTDSQVAEILLSLLAGTDFLPAIKQLFQTLEEGPDAYILPPSYIIDFLNATDFSTAFRTHLDMLQQERKYMSLCTAVSWIRSVSNQPETSTAKIVASALVPDRIFWANWRPDQERLRNWEEGTFSETQRQKLCYVFDLEGPDITGSGYPCLKDSVPGCFNVVPVVNRDVLLLHRLLANLDNAQRIPGPHAINLVIHLCINSSRPLDNDLLSLTEAVLETDDDESIHSILMWLQTYEAGFDIRMTALTRTLPILEVYPNLQRLLSGYVSLDVARVMQLAREEYNSILETDVAENLAMRIHDFGVAIVNANWLHGSLPLNLWQSLQQLPPKETLDEIFEALGTSHIMNEDIRAYLRVVIGGETHGDSPPAEALLAIVRQTIRFYARGVEPERAKLATEIEPLRHHDPKVYDACIERILNEDIVLIKDMLPLVRSESHSSCVEFARLLAQRQQLRCYTHECWHQLLFFRLLQQRRDLLAWSAAELPLQNFVQWVHDLRALFSQQRVGGSSGISRMSLSDLGFTPERYQWWDVLQHHYGRAVGILAYLHQEGKGDLKWLWLQEIPDTTVLLDILQDENKVLPQDSVLMSLFQPKPDTLSLICLALAGLRRAAPQGKVALESICAREKQLDAGKWNRQATQVLSYCWRRSPDINTDDMSRNALWALTALLGLRDDVDDQGLQVAGECLMADYANLVLAANNLLDMQVLLQSSDAARTTMLMEELGVEDAPPVEPFTPAAAMIPTHLTSFIEPVGEMQWELCFPLKKISAQKRQAIGIDPSPRLLLVRISLLDQQPAFCIHYHPSTTDDSNTRPHGLWHVSGLNMPDGTICFAKPSLFAYLLSRRLSAFLSSLSQDNHISGTIQEQLQLDRTYTFISSILTSPLSHCLVCLEQLARPGPIPATCGSQFCDEIFLFAPLEVRAHHLLSDPPALDFLLACVYSANVSVPELRNGLRAVIDSFPVLAGVSSSPWETLSRILSRENPGSDDGLSADRETLLSWMSGQFGGSGSLISAPGGSKLPAMQGVVQFILRTGDFIGGAGGSGNIKFIGSGLGTRSMWEILCKGLVVGGDGEAEERGEDEPPMDLRTCRKTKTTWKSSLLMDRRVFVACEDFGGVKGVVVRYVLLCPEGFVPPRMRVIGDALRQSFGALRAGRLVKE; encoded by the coding sequence ATGGCTCATTTTCTACGCTCACCACGTGAAATATGGCATCGACAAATCATCGACACTGGTGCCAGGCTCCAGCTGGGCTCTTCCGATTATTTTCCCTTTGATGCTCTCAGGGATGCCACAGATGCCTTTATTAACCGGCAAGGGCTTGTTCAAGGTTCATCACAATGCGATTCATTACTTCGAGAGTTGGTCTTGGAACATGCTGCGCGGGAAAACGGTTCGGAAAGAGTTGGTTTGGTCGCCTGTCTCCACGCCCTTTCCCACTCCGTTGGCACGACACTGCTGGTAGCAATGAGAGAGAAATGCCAGCTAGAAGCAACCAGCCCGAAATTCTTGAGCTGCTTGACGCTTGGTGCACGCGCAAACCCGTTGCTCATCAACAGAACAGACAGCCAAGTTGCGGAAATCCTCTTGAGCCTGCTGGCGGGCACCGACTTTCTCCCAGCCATCAAACAGCTTTTCCAGACCCTGGAGGAAGGCCCTGATGCATACATCCTTCCACCTTCCTACATCATCGACTTTTTGAACGCGACAGACTTTTCCACAGCTTTCAGGACCCACTTGGACATGCTGCAACAAGAACGGAAATACATGAGTCTCTGTACCGCAGTTTCCTGGATTCGATCAGTATCTAATCAGCCCGAGACCTCCACAGCAAAGATAGTAGCGTCCGCTTTAGTGCCAGACAGGATATTTTGGGCCAACTGGAGACCAGACCAGGAACGGCTAAGGAACTGGGAAGAAGGGACCTTTTCAGAAACCCAGAGACAAAAGCTGTGCTATGTGTTTGATCTCGAAGGACCAGACATTACCGGCTCAGGGTATCCGTGCCTGAAAGACTCGGTTCCTGGATGTTTCAACGTCGTACCGGTCGTCAACCGAGACGTTCTATTACTCCACCGCCTCCTAGCCAATCTGGACAACGCACAGCGTATTCCTGGCCCACACGCCATCAATCTCGTCATACACCTCTGTATCAACAGCTCGAGGCCTCTGGACAATGATCTTCTTTCCCTCACCGAAGCAGTGCTGGAGACCGACGATGACGAGTCCATCCACTCGATCCTCATGTGGCTACAAACCTACGAAGCCGGCTTTGACATTCGAATGACAGCTCTGACGAGGACACTTCCCATCTTGGAAGTCTATCCAAACCTTCAGCGGTTGCTCTCTGGATATGTCAGCTTAGACGTGGCTCGAGTCATGCAGTTGGCCAGGGAAGAATACAACTCTATACTAGAGACGGACGTTGCAGAGAATCTTGCCATGAGGATACACGACTTTGGGGTGGCTATAGTGAACGCCAACTGGCTTCACGGATCTCTGCCCCTGAATCTATGGCAAAGCCTACAGCAACTCCCACCCAAAGAGACCTTGGATGAGATCTTCGAGGCCCTCGGGACATCTCACATCATGAACGAAGACATCAGGGCATACctgagggtggtgattggaGGAGAAACCCATGGCGACTCCCCTCCAGCCGAAGCGTTGCTAGCAATCGTCCGCCAGACCATCCGATTTTACGCAAGAGGTGTTGAGCCCGAAAGAGCAAAGCTTGCCACCGAGATAGAGCCACTACGCCATCATGATCCCAAAGTATATGACGCCTGTATCGAGCGAATCTTGAACGAGGATATCGTCCTCATCAAGGATATGCTGCCACTGGTCCGGTCAGAAAGTCATTCCTCGTGTGTCGAATTTGCGCGCCTCTTGGCCCAGCGTCAACAGCTGCGCTGTTACACTCATGAATGCTGGCATCAGCTGTTGTTCTTCCGGTTACTCCAACAGAGGCGAGACTTGCTGGCGTGGTCAGCCGCGGAGCTTCCTTTGCAGAACTTCGTCCAGTGGGTGCATGATCTCAGGGCTCTGTTCTCTCAACAAAGAGTTGGTGGTAGCAGTGGCATCTCGAGGATGTCGTTGTCGGATCTTGGGTTTACGCCGGAAAGGTATCAATGGTGGGACGTGCTCCAGCACCATTATGGAAGAGCAGTTGGTATATTGGCATATCTACACCAGGAGGGCAAGGGAGATTTAAAATGGCTGTGGCTGCAAGAGATACCAGATACAACTGTGTTATTGGACATTCTGCAAGACGAAAACAAAGTGTTGCCGCAGGACTCGGTGCTGATGTCGCTTTTTCAGCCGAAACCAGACACGCTGAGTCTCATCTGTTTGGCTTTGGCTGGCTTACGTCGGGCTGCTCCTCAAGGGAAGGTGGCCCTTGAGAGTATCTGCGCTCGGGAAAAACAGCTGGATGCTGGGAAGTGGAATCGTCAGGCCACGCAGGTGCTGAGTTACTGCTGGAGACGCTCGCCAGACATCAACACCGATGACATGAGTCGCAATGCCCTTTGGGCTCTCACGGCTTTGTTGGGGTTAAgggatgatgttgacgaCCAAGGTCTGCAGGTTGCCGGAGAATGCCTCATGGCCGACTACGCAAACCTGGTTCTCGCGGCCAATAACCTTCTCGATATGCAAGTTCTACTTCAAAGTTCGGATGCGGCCCGAACAACTATGCTCATGGAGGAGCTCGGCGTAGAAGATGCCCCTCCTGTTGAACCCTTCACTCCAGCTGCGGCCATGATTCCTACACACCTCACCAGCTTCATCGAACCAGTCGGTGAAATGCAATGGGAGCTTTGCTTCCCTCTCAAAAAGATCTCCGCCCAGAAGAGACAAGCCATCGGCATCGATCCCTCCCCACGCTTGCTCCTCGTGAGGATATCCCTTCTAGACCAGCAACCAGCTTTTTGCATCCACTAccaccccagcaccaccgacGACAGCAACACCCGTCCTCACGGCTTGTGGCACGTAAGCGGCCTCAACATGCCAGACGGCACCATCTGCTTCGCCAAACCATCCCTATTCGCCTACCTCCTAAGCCGCAGActctccgccttcctctcctcgcTGTCTCAAGATAACCACATCAGCGGCACCATCCAAGAGCAACTCCAACTGGACAGAACCTACACcttcatctcatccatcCTCACCTCTCCCCTATCCCACTGCCTGGTATGCCTCGAACAACTCGCCCGCCCCGGTCCAATTCCTGCAACTTGCGGATCTCAGTTCTGTGACGAGATCTTCTTGTTTGCTCCATTAGAAGTCAGAGCACACCACCTCTTGTCCGACCCCCCGGCGTTGGACTTTTTACTAGCATGTGTCTATTCAGCCAATGTCTCTGTTCCAGAACTGAGAAATGGGCTCAGAGCGGTCATTGACTCTTTTCCTGTCCTGGCGGGAGTTAGCTCCTCGCCATGGGAGACGTTATCCCGGATTTTAAGTCGGGAAAACCCAGGGTCAGATGATGGCCTCTCAGCAGATAGAGAGACTTTACTCTCTTGGATGAGCGGGCAGTTTGGGGGCAGTGGTAGTCTGATTTCTGCGCCGGGTGGGTCGAAATTACCGGCTATGCAGGGGGTTGTGCAGTTTATACTGAGAACTGGCGACTTTATTGGCGGTGCGGGGGGCTCTGGGAATATCAAGTTTATTGGGTCGGGATTGGGGACTAGGAGCATGTGGGAGATTTTGTGcaaggggttggttgtgggCGGTGacggggaggcggaggagagaggagaagatgagCCGCCGATGGATTTGAGGACTTGCCGGAAGACAAAGACTACGTGGAAAAGTAGCCTTCTGATGGACAGGAGGGTGTTTGTTGCGTGTGAGGACTTTGGGGGTGtgaaaggggtggtggtgaggtatGTGTTGTTGTGTCCAGAGGGGTTTGTGCCaccgaggatgagggttaTTGGGGATGCGCTGAGGCAGAGTTTTGGTGCTTTGAGGGCTGGGAGGTTGGTCAAGGAGTAG
- a CDS encoding hypothetical protein (EggNog:ENOG503P1CF) — protein MIFHLHRSARRSNQTLPQPTPSSANTDLSRHTSLQSHSSWSPGGLPQRFLPPQNPRPQTVTPEQFTSLSQQFSTLHADLTTQASLLLGEILALQQTLPVVRLSESSSNLDITAFLQALLHGKLSSALTPPVPSQHEETPKPPRPIRALSREIQACLSKNDYFAAIGTAIDDLRPSAKGDSPDAEQEARDRMDLLRSAMPEGETYEQFWADVAMHLDHEFSVSAEAGYVNSTTFKSGVGVGEIPRERFLATSDGFAWDVEELVGEIVRGKGEFKNPVTGRVFEGGDVELIRRHPLGRGVDEAVLALQREQGQMEGKAEMDGQEKAGMDGLGKGEERWEAKLSAQWARQMHENIREKAEKERKLSGLMSGFGRLKLEVTSPTTAAVELPATTAVRSDDVPSKTASPSIPGAFPDYTTLAELPGSNEHDNIQREEEGNKADAGEPDYKSFAWYNKYFHSMYDQH, from the exons atGATTTTTCATCTTCAT CGCAGCGCGCGTCGCTCCAACCAAACACtaccccaaccaacaccctcatcaGCCAACACCGACCTCTCCCGTCACACCTCTCTCCAATCCCACTCATCCTGGTCCCCCGGCGGTCTTCCCCAGcgcttcctccctccccagaaCCCCCGACCGCAAACAGTAACCCCAGAACAATTCACCTCTCTCTCGCAGCAATTTTCAACCCTCCACGCAgacctcaccacccaagcAAGTCTTTTGCTAGGAGAaatcctcgccctccagcAAACCCTTCCCGTCGTCCGCCTCTCAGAAAGCTCAAGCAACCTAGACATAACCGCATTCCTCCAAGCCCTACTTCACGGGAagctctcctccgccctcaccCCACCAGTCCCTTCCCAACATGAGgaaacccccaaacccccccgccccatcaGAGCCCTCTCCCGAGAAATCCAAGCCTGCCTCTCCAAAAACGACTACTTTGCTGCAATCGGCACAGCAATCGACGACCTGCGCCCCTCTGCCAAAGGTGACTCCCCCGACGCCGAGCAAGAGGCCAGGGATCGAATGGACTTGCTCCGATCTGCAATGCCAGAAGGGGAGACATACGAACAATTCTGGGCCGATGTCGCTATGCATCTTGATCACGAGTTTTCTGTTTCTGCTGAGGCTGGGTATGTTAATTCGACAACGTTCAAAtctggggtgggggtgggagagatACCGAGAGAAAGGTTTTTGGCTACGAGTGATGGGTTTGCttgggatgtggaggagttggttggggagattgtgaggggaaagggggagttTAAGAATCCGGTTacggggagggtgtttgaggggggggatgtcGAGTTGATTAGACGGCATCCattggggagaggggttgatgaggctgtGCTTGCTCTGCAGAGAGAGCAGGGGCAGATGGAAGGAAAGGcggagatggatgggcaaGAGAAGGCCGGGATGGATGGgcttgggaaaggggaggagaggtgggaggcaAAGTTGTCGGCTCAGTGGGCGAGGCAGATGCATGAGAACATAagggagaaggcggagaaggagaggaaattgtcggggttgatgtcggggtttgggaggttgaagCTGGAGGTGACATCGCCAACGACAGCTGCTGTTGAACTGCCAGCAACAACGGCAGTGAGATCAGACGATGTGCCCTCAAAGACAGCTAGTCCATCCATTCCCGGGGCGTTCCCTGACTACACGACCCTTGCGGAACTGCCAGGCTCCAACGAGCATGACAACATccagagggaggaagagggcaaCAAGGCGGATGCTGGAGAGCCAGATTATAAGTCTTTTGCATGGTACAATAAGTACTTTCACTCCATGTATGATCAACATTAG
- a CDS encoding hypothetical protein (EggNog:ENOG503NXMI; COG:K) codes for MTRVTMDTSSFSSFTPREPQTDRPPRDPAPPTPFISFIKPQGQLWNYNRHKTHDDQPGNIPKAFLDAMSVREKVYVEEQGVALENEFDSDDHRSCHWVIYASVLTTILPAILDPRTGRLVRPRVTRTTSLPIGTLRLVPFPHSAHPRNGGIYLNGLLTNVGDPVRPRSSETVQALQPQEIQGGNRRNSLYIRDFPTTFHNGQEPYVKLGRLAVLKEYRNKGIAGQLVRAAITWMQTNYTIFNPSPSVLGFDRLGMDVTGQLPKWRGLFCIHAQEEAVKVWERYGFKVDEKMGKWWEEGIPHVGMWLRVPVGKGGHTVA; via the exons ATGACAAGAGTGACCATGGACACGAGCTCTTTCAGCTCATTCACTCCCCGGGAGCCTCAAACCGACCGCCCTCCAAGAGATCCGgcccctcccactcccttTATCTCTTTCATCAAGCCTCAAGGCCAGCTCTGGAACTACAACCGGCACAAGACCCACGATGACCAGCCAGGCAACATCCCCAAGGCTTTCCTCGATGCCATGAGCGTCAGAGAGAAGGTCTACGTCGAAGAACAGGGCGTTGCCTTGGAGAACGAATTCGACAGTGACGACCACCGTAGCTG CCACTGGGTAATCTACGCCTCtgtcctcaccaccatcctcccagcCATCCTAGACCCCCGAACCGGCAGGCTCGTCCGCCCCCGCGTCACCAggaccacctccctccccatcggCACCCTCCGCCTagtccccttcccccactCAGCCCACCCCCGCAACGGCGGCATCTACTTAAAcggcctcctcaccaacgtCGGCGACCCCGTCCGCCCTAGAAGCAGCGAGACGGTCCAGGCCCTCCAGCCCCAGGAGATCCAAGGAGGCAACCGTCGCAACTCCCTCTACATACGCGacttccccaccaccttccacaACGGTCAGGAGCCGTACGTGAAGCTCGGTCGTCTGGCTGTCCTCAAGGAGTACCGTAACAAGGGAATCGCGGGCCAGCTTGTGCGCGCCGCAATTACCTGGATGCAGACGAATtacaccatcttcaaccctAGCCCTTCCGTGTTGGGCTTTGACAGACTGGGCATGGACGTGACGGGCCAGCTGCCTAAGTGGCGGGGCCTGTTTTGCATTCATgcgcaggaggaggcggtcaaggtCTGGGAGAGGTATGGGTTCAAGGTGGACGAGAAGATGGGAaagtggtgggaggaggggatccCGCATGTGGGCATGTGGTTGAGGGTTCCGGTTGGCAAGGGGGGTCATACTGTTGCCTGA
- the RPS5 gene encoding ribosomal protein S5 (EggNog:ENOG503NVCP; COG:J) yields the protein MSDAGVEVQAYEVLPKEVAAEVGSIKLFNRWSYDDVEIRDISLTDYIQIRAPVYLPHSAGRYAAKRFRKANCPIIERLTNSLMMHGRNNGKKMMAVRIVAHAFEIIHLMTDQNPIQIAVDAIVNCGPREDSTRIGSAGTVRRQAVDVSPLRRVNQAISLLTTGAREASFRNVKSIAECLAEELINAAKGSSNSYAIKKKDELERVAKSNR from the exons ATGTCTGACGCCGGCGTTGAAGTTCAGGCCTACGAGGTCCTCCCCAAGGAGGTTGCCGCTGAGGTTGGCAGCATCAAGCTCTTCA ACCGCTGGAGCTACGATGATGTCGAGATCCGGGATATCTCCTTGAC CGACTACATCCAGATCCGGGCTCCCGTCTACCTCCCTCACTCTGCCGGTCGCTATGCTGCCAAGCGTTTCCGTAAGGCCAACTGCCCCATCATTGAGCGTctcaccaactccctcatgATGCACGGCCGCAACAACGgcaagaagatgatggcagTCCGCATCGTCGCTCATGCCTTCGAGATC ATCCACCTGATGACCGACCAGAACCCCATCCAGATTGCCGTTGACGCCATTGTCAACTGCGGTCCCCGCGAAGACAGCACCCGTATCGGCTCGGCTGGTACCGTCCGCAGACAGGCCGTCGATGTCTCTCCCCTCCGCCGCGTCAACCAGGCCatctctcttctcaccaCTGGTGCCCGCGAGGCCTCTTTCCGCAACGTCAAGTCGATTGCTGAGTGCCTTGCTGAGGAGctcatcaacgccgccaaGGGTTCCAGCAACTCTTatgccatcaagaagaaggatgagtTGGAGCGTGTCGCCAAGAGCAACCGGTAA